The Thermocladium sp. ECH_B genome includes a region encoding these proteins:
- a CDS encoding malate dehydrogenase, giving the protein MITIIGAGRVGASTAYSLLMNEVDTEITLIDIVQGLPQGEALDLNHAAAILGKSVTVRGSNDYKDMEGSDIVIITAGLARKPGMTREQLAAQNAEIVAGIADQVKKYAPNSIVMLTTNPSDVMVYVLYKRLGFPRERVIGFSGALDTRRLAYYASQIIGVSPSTIIPVVLGQHGENMYPVPEASMVYGKPLSEFLTKEQMDEIVKKTIQAGADITNLRKFSSNWGPGAGLTIMADAIKKDRKTVIEASVYLNGEYGVRDVFVEVPVVFGKKGAEKIIELNLNQEQRQKFLASVEAVKNNLKTVPPQYL; this is encoded by the coding sequence ATGATAACGATAATAGGTGCCGGCAGGGTGGGCGCCTCGACCGCCTACTCCCTCCTAATGAATGAGGTCGACACGGAAATAACCCTCATAGACATCGTGCAGGGCCTGCCCCAGGGGGAAGCCCTTGACTTGAACCACGCCGCGGCGATCCTCGGCAAATCGGTTACCGTGAGGGGCAGCAATGATTATAAGGACATGGAGGGAAGCGACATAGTCATAATCACGGCCGGCCTCGCCAGGAAGCCCGGAATGACTAGGGAGCAATTGGCCGCGCAAAACGCTGAGATAGTGGCGGGCATAGCCGATCAAGTCAAGAAGTACGCCCCCAACTCGATAGTTATGCTGACCACGAATCCATCCGATGTAATGGTTTACGTCCTATACAAGCGCCTGGGATTCCCAAGGGAGAGGGTAATAGGGTTCAGCGGCGCCCTGGACACGAGGAGACTGGCCTACTACGCCAGCCAAATAATCGGGGTCTCCCCAAGCACCATAATACCCGTGGTTCTTGGGCAGCACGGGGAGAACATGTACCCGGTCCCCGAGGCATCAATGGTGTATGGGAAGCCGCTCAGCGAGTTCCTAACCAAGGAGCAAATGGATGAGATAGTCAAGAAGACGATACAGGCCGGGGCCGATATCACTAACTTGAGGAAATTCAGCAGCAACTGGGGCCCGGGAGCCGGATTGACGATAATGGCGGACGCGATAAAGAAGGATAGAAAAACAGTGATAGAGGCAAGCGTGTACCTAAACGGGGAGTACGGCGTGAGGGACGTCTTCGTGGAGGTCCCAGTGGTCTTCGGCAAGAAGGGAGCCGAGAAAATAATAGAACTAAACCTGAACCAAGAACAAAGGCAGAAATTCCTGGCAAGCGTGGAGGCAGTGAAGAACAACCTAAAAACGGTCCCACCCCAATACCTCTAA
- a CDS encoding 30S ribosomal protein S3Ae (the function for this protein is unknown) — MSQQSAQKSALGKWAFKNWYPVYSPTIFNEVPVGEAPAEEASKLLNRTIGVTLFDITKDLSHLTIKLTFQIDRVEGDRAFTRFKEMELARDYIRSLVRRGSSKVMAIQDVTTSDGAVLRFEVLAVTTYRCSTSRKRGIRAAISSKLSEITANADFATLVRDTAMGKLSISLMDAGRKVYPLRKAEVMKLKVIRYPTRPSETKKAEIAVPQPTQ; from the coding sequence ATGTCGCAGCAAAGCGCCCAGAAGTCAGCATTGGGGAAGTGGGCATTCAAGAATTGGTACCCAGTCTACTCGCCAACCATATTCAACGAGGTCCCGGTTGGGGAGGCGCCGGCGGAGGAAGCCAGTAAATTACTTAATAGGACAATAGGCGTCACGCTATTCGACATAACTAAGGACTTATCCCACCTAACCATTAAGTTAACGTTCCAGATAGATAGGGTAGAGGGGGATAGGGCCTTCACTAGATTCAAGGAAATGGAGCTAGCGAGGGACTATATAAGGAGCCTCGTGAGGAGGGGCTCAAGCAAGGTAATGGCCATTCAGGACGTCACCACGAGCGACGGCGCTGTCCTCCGCTTCGAGGTGCTCGCGGTCACCACGTATAGATGCAGCACGAGCAGGAAGAGGGGAATCAGGGCAGCCATAAGCTCCAAGCTAAGCGAGATCACCGCCAACGCGGACTTCGCCACCCTAGTAAGGGATACAGCAATGGGCAAACTATCCATCAGTCTAATGGATGCCGGCAGAAAAGTTTACCCCCTCAGGAAAGCCGAGGTAATGAAGCTCAAGGTAATCAGGTACCCCACGAGGCCCAGCGAAACCAAGAAAGCGGAAATAGCCGTGCCCCAACCAACCCAGTAA
- a CDS encoding isochorismatase gives MTAXEVPPIEVRGVELPRGETAIIVVDMQXXFVRREGKLYVPSAESTVKPIIELLXRARSLGVRVXYTQDWHMRNDPEFRIWGEHALAGTWGAEIIEELRPLPDDFIVRKLRYDAFFGTSLDYFLRVNGLRNLVIVGTVANICVLHTAGSAALNWYNVVLPMDGVSALTDFDLYSTLRQVSFLYKGTITRTTDIKFT, from the coding sequence ATGACCGCCNTCGAGGTGCCTCCCATTGAGGTTAGGGGAGTTGAGTTGCCGAGGGGGGAAACCGCCATAATAGTGGTGGATATGCAGAANGANTTCGTGAGGAGGGAGGGGAAGCTCTACGTTCCATCCGCGGAATCCACCGTGAAGCCCATTATCGAGTTGCTGNATAGGGCTAGGTCTCTTGGTGTTCGGGTGATNTATACGCAGGACTGGCACATGAGGAATGACCCGGAGTTCAGGATATGGGGCGAGCATGCCCTGGCCGGGACCTGGGGCGCGGAGATCATTGAGGAGTTGAGGCCGTTGCCCGATGACTTCATCGTGAGGAAGCTGAGGTATGATGCGTTCTTCGGGACGTCGCTGGATTATTTTCTCCGAGTGAATGGGTTGAGGAACCTGGTTATCGTGGGCACTGTGGCTAACATATGCGTGCTCCACACGGCCGGCTCCGCTGCATTGAATTGGTATAACGTGGTGCTGCCCATGGATGGCGTCTCCGCATTAACCGATTTCGACCTATATTCAACGCTTCGTCAAGTATCATTCCTATATAAGGGAACAATAACTAGAACCACGGATATAAAATTCACTTAG
- a CDS encoding ATP-dependent helicase, whose amino-acid sequence MVDVEEGRAGDVLGLLHPMVRELMERRGIIDLTEPQRRAIPLIMGGRSVLIISPTGSGKTEAAILPVLSQYLYARERGMLLPGINILYITPLRALNRDLLDRLSWWGDELGISVAVRHGDTDQSERSRQSKTPPQMLITTPETLQLVLTGRRLREHIKAVRWIIVDEVHELAEDKRGTQLSLTLEVLKWLIEAQPQVIGLSATIGSPREVAEFLVGSGDVDIVDASMMRRTKMSIISPAAPPPLHSIPAEVNDLMHRDALGRLLHVKRLIDEEGGATIVFVNTRSMAELLAFRFTLLDPNYPIAVHHSSLSRVSRANAERLFKGGDLKAIIATSSLELGIDIGRVNQVIQYLSPHQVTRLVQRIGRSGHRLDRTPRGVIVAEDLNDTLEALAIIGRARRGWIEPLTVPEKPFDVLVHQLILLLMIRNRWSLEEVHSIIAKSYPYRNITLDELRGVVRFMSEALNPRLLYYVEGDDVILKPSSRRARMEMYRYFFEQLSMIPEEQQYMVVREDTEEPVGVLDDAFIAEYGQVGIKFVFRGRVWLLSGLDGDKVYVRPVDDPVGAIPSWIGEEIPVPQEIAMDVGRIKSRIVEAINRGESPQALADELRIGEDVISYAMNLIRRHLEVAPVPTHEEVVIEHVRDLTIIHAHFGTLINRTLARMLSELITRDTGYPVAVQQDPYSIVIQLPHKTDPGIVQAELMKLAALGDSELIGLLRSVALRTGLLKRRFIHVARRFNVIPRRRNWGDINMSSVIEALRETPVFTEAFKEFLTNDVDLDGAAKVLASLRAGKLRVRTIDLPQPSPLAQEIIEKISHKMEIIAPEKLDKLVLESVKTRLLNESLTLACIDCGHVSLARVRDIRDVKCPKCGSPRLGALRLEEERAIDLVARVREGRVRKDDKKHAEALEESANLVEKHGWRALLVLASRLPMSTAKELLEKQINDIDELAAMIYQAEREYMRRRFLA is encoded by the coding sequence ATGGTTGATGTAGAGGAGGGGAGGGCGGGGGATGTTCTGGGTTTGCTGCATCCCATGGTTCGCGAATTAATGGAGAGGCGGGGCATCATCGACTTAACTGAGCCTCAGCGCCGCGCCATTCCCCTAATAATGGGGGGGCGCAGCGTCCTCATCATTTCCCCAACTGGGAGCGGAAAGACGGAGGCAGCCATTCTTCCCGTGCTGTCCCAGTACCTATATGCGCGGGAGAGGGGCATGCTTCTTCCCGGCATTAATATTCTCTATATTACGCCCCTGAGGGCCCTTAATAGGGATTTACTGGATAGATTATCCTGGTGGGGCGATGAGTTGGGGATAAGCGTGGCGGTTAGGCATGGGGACACGGATCAAAGCGAGAGGAGCAGGCAGAGCAAGACTCCCCCTCAAATGTTGATCACGACCCCTGAGACCCTTCAATTAGTTCTAACGGGGAGGAGGCTGAGGGAGCACATTAAGGCTGTGCGTTGGATAATAGTGGACGAGGTTCATGAGTTGGCGGAGGACAAGAGGGGCACCCAGCTCTCCCTAACCCTCGAGGTGCTCAAATGGTTAATTGAAGCCCAGCCCCAGGTAATTGGGCTAAGCGCCACCATTGGATCCCCCAGGGAGGTGGCGGAGTTCCTCGTGGGCAGCGGCGACGTGGATATAGTGGATGCCTCAATGATGAGGCGCACCAAGATGAGCATAATTAGCCCCGCGGCGCCGCCTCCCCTCCACTCGATTCCAGCCGAGGTCAATGACTTGATGCATAGGGATGCATTGGGCAGATTGCTGCATGTCAAGCGATTGATCGATGAGGAGGGGGGCGCCACCATAGTCTTCGTGAACACTAGGTCCATGGCTGAGCTCCTCGCATTCCGCTTCACCCTTCTCGATCCTAATTACCCAATAGCGGTTCACCATAGTTCATTATCCAGAGTTTCGCGCGCGAATGCGGAGAGGCTGTTCAAGGGCGGTGACTTGAAGGCGATTATAGCCACCTCCAGCCTGGAGTTGGGGATAGATATTGGCCGCGTTAATCAGGTTATTCAGTACTTATCTCCCCATCAAGTCACTAGGCTCGTTCAGAGGATTGGGAGGAGCGGGCATAGGCTTGATAGGACGCCGAGGGGAGTCATAGTCGCGGAGGACCTTAATGATACTCTGGAGGCGCTCGCAATAATTGGGAGGGCGCGGCGCGGCTGGATTGAGCCCCTCACAGTTCCCGAGAAGCCCTTCGACGTATTGGTTCATCAATTAATTCTCCTATTGATGATTAGGAATAGGTGGAGCCTGGAGGAGGTTCACTCCATAATCGCCAAGTCGTATCCGTACAGGAACATCACGCTGGATGAGTTGAGGGGGGTCGTTCGATTCATGAGTGAGGCCCTGAACCCGAGGCTCCTGTACTACGTGGAGGGGGATGACGTGATCCTCAAGCCAAGCAGTCGAAGGGCGCGGATGGAGATGTATAGGTACTTCTTCGAGCAGCTCTCCATGATACCGGAGGAGCAGCAGTACATGGTTGTCAGGGAGGACACGGAGGAGCCCGTTGGGGTATTGGATGATGCATTCATAGCCGAGTATGGGCAGGTCGGGATCAAGTTCGTCTTTAGGGGAAGGGTGTGGCTTCTCTCTGGCTTGGATGGGGATAAGGTCTACGTGAGGCCCGTGGATGATCCGGTGGGCGCCATTCCCTCCTGGATAGGGGAGGAGATACCTGTCCCCCAGGAGATCGCCATGGATGTGGGGAGAATAAAGTCCAGAATAGTGGAGGCAATCAATAGAGGCGAGTCCCCCCAGGCGTTAGCGGATGAGTTGAGGATAGGGGAGGACGTGATTAGTTACGCCATGAACCTCATAAGGAGGCACCTCGAGGTGGCTCCGGTCCCGACCCATGAGGAGGTAGTGATAGAGCACGTGCGTGACTTAACAATAATTCACGCCCACTTCGGCACATTGATTAACCGCACCCTGGCCAGGATGTTGAGCGAATTAATAACGAGGGACACGGGTTACCCAGTTGCGGTGCAGCAGGATCCGTACTCAATAGTTATTCAGTTACCGCATAAAACCGATCCGGGGATAGTGCAGGCGGAACTAATGAAGCTCGCCGCGCTAGGCGATTCGGAGCTAATAGGGCTGCTGAGGAGCGTCGCGTTGAGGACGGGCCTCCTGAAGAGGAGGTTCATACATGTGGCTAGGAGATTCAATGTAATCCCAAGGAGGAGGAATTGGGGCGACATAAACATGAGCAGCGTCATTGAGGCCTTGAGGGAGACCCCCGTATTCACGGAGGCATTCAAGGAGTTCCTAACCAATGATGTGGATCTAGATGGGGCTGCCAAGGTCCTCGCAAGCCTCAGGGCCGGTAAGTTACGGGTAAGAACCATTGACTTGCCTCAACCCAGTCCCCTTGCCCAGGAGATCATTGAAAAGATAAGCCATAAAATGGAGATAATAGCCCCGGAGAAGCTGGATAAATTAGTGCTGGAGAGCGTGAAGACCAGGCTCCTCAATGAGTCGCTCACCCTGGCTTGCATCGACTGTGGCCACGTCTCCCTAGCCCGGGTAAGGGACATAAGGGATGTGAAGTGCCCCAAGTGCGGCTCCCCAAGGCTTGGGGCGCTGAGGCTGGAGGAGGAGAGAGCCATTGACTTGGTGGCCAGGGTAAGGGAGGGACGGGTAAGGAAGGACGACAAGAAGCATGCGGAGGCCCTCGAGGAAAGCGCTAATCTAGTGGAGAAACACGGTTGGCGCGCCCTCCTGGTCCTCGCCTCTAGGCTGCCCATGAGCACGGCCAAGGAGCTGCTCGAGAAGCAGATCAATGATATTGATGAATTGGCCGCAATGATCTACCAAGCCGAGCGGGAATACATGAGGCGCAGGTTCCTAGCCTAG